One stretch of Oceanipulchritudo coccoides DNA includes these proteins:
- a CDS encoding ABC transporter ATP-binding protein has product MKVIWRVSQYLFRYPALFTMVQVLAVGMTLLAIAIPKFIENILTKIQDQGAAGTLVSGIVGIILLYLGSEILNGLRIICNNTLEQKVLFDMRRDLHQKLLILPVSFYDARKSGEISSRVIEDVMAVERALLDGTEMGGRALVMIIGVSIMLFLTNPVLAWFVFLPVPILIVLGIFYSRGSRKVWKHVRESAGDLNSLLVEDIQGNRLIQTFGLQKREGQRFDTKASLLRTRTLKAMFRWAAYNPSTTFMTNLGIVSVIGFGGWMILNGNSEFGFPQLVAFLMYANMLYMPIGQLHGINHMLAAGKASGDRVFEILDAEVEVETPANPEPFPEGALHIRFDQVSFKYPGRPEVLSNFNLELPSGKVTALVGHTGAGKSTVANLTMRTYDVTSGNVTVNGIDIRQLNLEDIHSKVGHVAQDPFLFEGSVRDNLLLACPEASEEDIKAALDGACALEFVLKLPEGLDTNIGEKGIRLSQGEKQRLTIARVLLKNPPFVILDEATASVDTITERLIQQALENLTADRTVLIIAHRLSTVRKADQIVCMREGEIIELGTHDELLSQDGHYARLWSYQNDLIPESASL; this is encoded by the coding sequence ATGAAAGTCATTTGGCGAGTATCCCAATACCTTTTCCGCTACCCGGCCCTTTTTACAATGGTTCAGGTCCTGGCAGTCGGGATGACCCTGCTCGCCATCGCCATCCCAAAATTCATCGAGAACATTCTCACAAAGATCCAGGATCAGGGAGCCGCCGGCACGCTGGTCAGCGGTATTGTGGGCATTATCCTGCTCTACCTCGGTAGCGAAATCCTCAACGGCCTGCGGATTATCTGCAATAACACCCTCGAACAAAAGGTCCTTTTTGACATGCGCCGCGACCTCCACCAGAAGCTGCTGATTCTTCCGGTTTCTTTCTATGATGCGCGTAAATCAGGTGAAATTTCCTCCCGTGTCATTGAGGATGTCATGGCTGTCGAGCGGGCCCTGCTGGATGGAACCGAAATGGGCGGTCGCGCATTGGTCATGATCATCGGGGTCTCCATCATGCTCTTCCTGACCAATCCCGTTCTCGCCTGGTTTGTATTCCTACCGGTACCGATCCTTATTGTCCTGGGCATTTTCTACTCACGCGGCTCGCGCAAGGTCTGGAAGCATGTCCGGGAGTCCGCAGGGGACCTCAACAGTCTCCTTGTGGAGGACATCCAGGGCAACCGGCTGATCCAGACCTTCGGGCTGCAGAAAAGGGAGGGGCAACGCTTCGACACCAAGGCCTCCCTGCTCCGGACCCGGACTTTGAAGGCCATGTTCCGCTGGGCCGCCTACAATCCCAGTACCACATTCATGACCAACCTTGGAATTGTTTCCGTCATCGGCTTCGGTGGATGGATGATTCTCAATGGAAACTCGGAGTTTGGATTTCCTCAGCTGGTGGCCTTTCTCATGTACGCCAACATGCTCTACATGCCGATCGGCCAGCTCCATGGGATCAATCATATGCTCGCCGCCGGTAAGGCCTCGGGGGATCGTGTCTTTGAAATTCTTGACGCCGAGGTCGAGGTGGAGACTCCGGCCAACCCGGAACCATTCCCGGAAGGAGCCCTCCATATCCGCTTTGATCAGGTTTCCTTCAAATATCCCGGACGGCCGGAAGTACTTTCCAATTTCAATCTGGAGTTGCCATCCGGAAAGGTCACGGCACTCGTGGGCCACACCGGCGCAGGCAAGAGCACAGTCGCCAACCTGACGATGCGGACTTATGATGTCACGAGCGGGAATGTCACCGTAAATGGAATTGATATCCGCCAACTGAACCTGGAGGATATCCATTCAAAGGTTGGTCATGTTGCCCAGGATCCATTCCTGTTCGAGGGTTCTGTCCGCGATAACCTTCTGCTGGCCTGCCCCGAGGCAAGCGAAGAGGATATCAAAGCCGCCCTTGACGGAGCTTGCGCTCTGGAGTTTGTCCTGAAGCTGCCCGAAGGGCTGGATACGAATATCGGTGAAAAGGGAATTCGCCTATCGCAAGGCGAGAAGCAGCGCCTGACAATCGCCCGCGTGCTTCTCAAGAATCCTCCATTCGTGATCCTTGATGAAGCAACTGCCAGCGTTGACACGATCACCGAGCGTCTCATCCAGCAAGCCCTCGAAAACCTTACCGCAGACCGCACGGTCCTTATCATTGCCCACCGTCTCTCGACAGTCCGGAAGGCGGACCAGATCGTCTGCATGCGCGAGGGTGAAATCATTGAACTTGGCACACATGATGAGCTCCTGTCACAGGATGGCCATTATGCGCGCCTCTGGAGCTATCAGAACGACCTTATCCCCGAGTCAGCTTCCTTGTAG
- a CDS encoding DUF5069 domain-containing protein, whose translation MSNEDLGPTGAICRDLPSAYLPHAATGLLHLPRFVAKIRKDLKGELPASYQRNFCRGFDRFLCLHLGVDPEAVVGIVKEAGDDDAELDRRLLELFPADVRAAKWNRELVQKGMSEMGREALQQAKEKMGAGDREDLISFADMIDFDEGRIS comes from the coding sequence ATGAGCAATGAAGACCTTGGTCCTACGGGAGCCATCTGCCGCGATTTACCTTCCGCCTACCTGCCGCATGCCGCAACCGGGCTGCTACACCTGCCCCGCTTTGTTGCGAAAATCCGGAAAGATTTGAAAGGTGAGTTGCCAGCCTCTTACCAGCGTAATTTCTGCCGCGGGTTTGACCGTTTTCTCTGCCTGCATCTGGGAGTGGACCCGGAGGCCGTTGTCGGAATCGTAAAGGAGGCGGGAGACGATGATGCGGAGCTGGATCGGCGCCTGCTGGAGCTTTTTCCGGCTGATGTCCGGGCCGCCAAGTGGAATCGCGAACTCGTGCAGAAGGGAATGAGCGAGATGGGCCGGGAGGCCCTTCAACAGGCCAAGGAAAAGATGGGGGCGGGTGATCGTGAAGACCTGATTTCTTTCGCCGACATGATCGATTTTGACGAAGGCCGTATTTCCTGA
- a CDS encoding 3'-5' exonuclease, translating into MMDFEGSPSSGVVEFGVVILENGEIRETHTALCKPTGSISERDREVHGISEQTTRSKQPFSDAYEQFTAFRREGVFAAHNRHAENSFLKKTWAVPPAVPDWRGNNETAQEWGPWIDTLSIYRVLYRGLESYGLGELVDAFNLRASLEELSLERCPEGRQSAHCALYDALASALLLLRLESEDSLRGRISIPWLLELSDQADAQQELF; encoded by the coding sequence ATGATGGATTTTGAAGGAAGTCCCTCCAGCGGTGTGGTTGAATTTGGTGTGGTGATTCTCGAGAACGGTGAAATCCGTGAGACGCACACGGCCCTCTGCAAGCCGACGGGAAGCATTTCCGAGAGGGATCGCGAGGTCCACGGAATCAGTGAACAGACAACCCGGTCAAAGCAGCCATTCTCGGACGCCTACGAGCAATTCACGGCCTTTCGGCGGGAAGGGGTTTTTGCGGCGCACAACCGGCACGCGGAAAACAGTTTCCTGAAAAAGACCTGGGCCGTTCCTCCCGCTGTTCCAGATTGGCGTGGCAACAACGAGACCGCCCAGGAATGGGGCCCGTGGATTGATACACTGAGCATTTACCGGGTACTCTACCGGGGTCTCGAATCCTACGGCCTTGGGGAACTCGTCGATGCTTTCAATTTGCGCGCTTCACTTGAAGAGCTGTCGCTTGAGCGCTGTCCCGAAGGCCGTCAATCAGCCCACTGCGCTCTTTATGATGCCCTTGCCTCCGCACTTCTTTTATTACGCCTTGAATCCGAGGATTCCCTCCGGGGTCGCATTTCAATCCCTTGGCTCCTTGAATTGAGCGATCAGGCCGACGCCCAGCAAGAACTCTTTTGA
- a CDS encoding M24 family metallopeptidase translates to MMKSKRTKPASEVLLYADSESSADMLYFGEVFVPDPFIAFSCEGKRVAVVSQLEFGRVRAESRFDEVLSLEELARESDRKHGYPAGLILHLAKKFRIRRFRVAADFPCGLAFKLKEAGLKFDIEEGALFPERELKSDEEAKLIREGNMASSAGFRVVEKILRESEIRKGYLYHGGRRLTSEQVQEAIAVACLKRGAVAANTIVAGGDQACDPHCRGTGPLRANELIIVDIFPRVAKSGYHGDMTRTYLKGRATEAQKALYNTVFEAEQNSLAEHRSGKSASRIYKDVVKFFNEKGYTTRRDNGVPVGFIHGLGHGLGLAVHEPPRVNPSGSRLRKGQVITVEPGLYYPGLGGVRVEDVIRVTTGKPEMLSSHPYRWQIR, encoded by the coding sequence ATGATGAAGAGCAAGCGAACCAAGCCCGCAAGTGAAGTCCTCCTGTACGCCGATTCAGAGTCGAGTGCCGACATGTTGTATTTCGGGGAGGTCTTTGTCCCCGATCCATTCATCGCATTCTCGTGCGAAGGTAAGCGGGTGGCAGTGGTCAGCCAGCTTGAATTTGGCCGGGTTCGCGCGGAGAGCCGGTTTGATGAAGTCCTTTCGCTCGAGGAATTGGCCAGGGAATCCGATCGCAAGCACGGTTACCCGGCGGGATTAATTCTGCACCTGGCAAAGAAATTCCGGATTCGCCGCTTCCGTGTGGCCGCTGACTTTCCGTGTGGCCTTGCCTTCAAGTTAAAAGAGGCTGGCTTGAAATTTGATATTGAGGAGGGCGCGCTCTTCCCTGAGCGGGAACTGAAAAGCGACGAGGAAGCCAAGCTCATCAGGGAGGGCAACATGGCCTCTTCAGCTGGATTTAGGGTGGTTGAAAAGATTCTCCGGGAATCTGAAATCCGGAAGGGATATCTGTACCACGGAGGGCGGCGCCTGACGTCGGAACAGGTTCAAGAGGCTATCGCGGTGGCCTGTCTCAAGCGCGGAGCAGTGGCGGCCAATACGATTGTCGCCGGAGGAGACCAAGCCTGCGATCCACATTGCCGCGGCACGGGTCCTTTGCGGGCCAATGAGTTGATCATCGTTGATATCTTTCCGCGTGTAGCGAAAAGCGGATACCACGGTGACATGACCCGCACCTACCTGAAGGGGAGGGCAACCGAGGCGCAGAAGGCCTTGTACAATACGGTCTTTGAGGCAGAACAAAACTCCCTTGCGGAACACCGGAGTGGCAAGTCGGCCTCACGGATCTATAAGGACGTGGTCAAGTTTTTCAACGAGAAGGGCTATACGACACGCCGGGACAATGGTGTACCGGTCGGGTTTATCCATGGCCTTGGGCATGGCCTCGGGCTTGCCGTGCACGAACCTCCCCGTGTCAACCCGAGTGGATCACGACTCCGCAAGGGACAGGTGATTACCGTCGAACCCGGACTGTATTACCCCGGTCTGGGCGGCGTGCGCGTGGAGGATGTGATTCGGGTGACGACCGGGAAGCCGGAGATGCTTTCCAGCCATCCGTACCGTTGGCAGATCCGCTAG
- a CDS encoding DUF294 nucleotidyltransferase-like domain-containing protein, producing MKGSSISVRIADFLKDYPPFEFLEVEALRELAGKSKVKFHEDGEIVFSQGQPRDQWIYVIQQGNIRVIDEEGETEQLIDLRGPGDLLGLQGIRSEEPYVHTCKTETETILYGLPREKFVEEAQKSGKARRYLAAYFSLNPAYVWSRNPHHDDSDQGPITLRRGGLEEVGPPQSGARQALVTVMADTPIREVALKLQSKRVECVLVVDEDHRPIGKLTDADLRDRLLDGSVQPFAPVRDLMFTDLITASPTENTGDLLVKLTRYGKNFLVVTEDGTAHSRALGLVSERNLFLQYGRFPTVVGEAISSAPDLFSLRSLRDRLESLILEFLDSRHSLKWLMEMVGVLNRKLNSRVVELVVSAMEKEGWGAAPSDFAWLMMGSGGRDELLIRSAVYHALVYADPPAGEEEPYQTYFRELAHRAADALRQCGFLESPQNILAQNPDWCLPLQAMKARFSALIANPVSNHVYSARDAFDFYPLRETHCPLAESLSKHIDQELLKYPDFIRHMASDSLMNQPPRTIFKGYVVDKEGTRRDELAIKFHALLPLVDVGRVLSLEAGLRKPTATYKRFEKAADRAGRDTPLGNLYQEASGAFLVAQYARISQGLRTGTDGAVIHPSALDAETRTLLITSFRTIYSTLEATAQHFSLNWRG from the coding sequence ATGAAAGGTTCCTCGATCTCTGTCCGTATCGCCGACTTCCTGAAGGACTACCCGCCCTTTGAGTTTCTTGAAGTCGAAGCCCTCCGCGAGCTTGCCGGGAAAAGCAAGGTCAAGTTTCATGAAGACGGGGAGATTGTCTTTTCCCAGGGCCAGCCCCGGGACCAGTGGATTTATGTGATCCAGCAGGGGAATATCCGCGTAATCGACGAGGAGGGGGAGACTGAACAACTGATTGACCTGCGCGGCCCGGGTGACCTTCTGGGGCTGCAGGGCATCCGTTCGGAAGAACCCTACGTTCATACCTGCAAGACTGAAACGGAAACGATCCTCTACGGCCTCCCGCGGGAAAAATTTGTCGAGGAAGCCCAGAAGTCAGGGAAGGCGCGGCGATATCTGGCGGCCTACTTCAGTCTGAATCCGGCCTATGTCTGGAGCCGCAACCCACATCACGACGATTCAGACCAAGGCCCGATTACCCTTCGCCGGGGAGGCTTGGAGGAAGTTGGACCCCCGCAATCCGGTGCACGGCAGGCGCTCGTCACCGTCATGGCGGATACCCCCATTCGCGAAGTGGCCCTGAAACTCCAATCCAAGAGAGTGGAGTGCGTCCTGGTCGTCGATGAAGACCACCGGCCGATTGGGAAATTGACCGATGCTGATTTGCGTGACCGCCTCCTGGACGGATCGGTCCAGCCCTTTGCCCCGGTTCGCGACCTCATGTTTACGGACCTGATCACCGCTTCCCCGACCGAAAACACCGGTGACTTGCTGGTTAAGCTGACTCGATACGGCAAGAATTTCCTTGTTGTGACCGAAGACGGAACAGCCCACTCCCGGGCCCTCGGGCTTGTATCCGAGCGGAATCTCTTTCTCCAATACGGGCGTTTTCCAACAGTGGTCGGTGAAGCAATCAGTTCTGCTCCAGATCTGTTTTCCCTGAGATCCCTGCGCGACCGTCTGGAATCCCTGATTCTCGAATTTCTCGACAGCCGTCACTCCCTCAAGTGGCTCATGGAGATGGTCGGGGTCCTGAACCGAAAGTTGAATTCACGGGTTGTTGAGCTGGTTGTCTCCGCCATGGAAAAAGAGGGCTGGGGGGCAGCCCCTTCAGACTTTGCCTGGCTAATGATGGGCAGTGGCGGTCGGGATGAGCTGTTGATCCGTTCAGCTGTCTACCATGCCCTCGTCTATGCCGATCCTCCTGCAGGCGAAGAGGAACCCTACCAGACATATTTTCGTGAGCTGGCGCACCGGGCAGCGGATGCTTTGCGTCAATGTGGATTTCTTGAAAGTCCGCAGAATATACTCGCCCAGAATCCGGACTGGTGCCTGCCCCTGCAGGCTATGAAAGCCCGTTTTTCGGCCCTTATTGCCAATCCGGTGAGTAACCATGTTTACAGCGCCCGGGACGCCTTTGATTTTTATCCACTCCGGGAGACACATTGCCCGCTGGCTGAATCCTTGAGCAAGCATATTGACCAGGAATTGCTCAAATATCCGGATTTTATCCGTCACATGGCGAGTGACTCATTGATGAATCAGCCTCCCCGTACCATCTTCAAGGGTTATGTTGTCGACAAGGAAGGGACCCGCCGGGACGAGTTGGCGATTAAATTCCACGCGCTTCTTCCCTTGGTCGATGTCGGCCGGGTTTTGTCCCTTGAAGCAGGATTGCGCAAGCCGACAGCCACCTACAAACGCTTTGAAAAGGCAGCGGACCGGGCAGGACGAGACACGCCTTTGGGCAACCTTTATCAGGAGGCCTCGGGGGCGTTTCTGGTCGCTCAATACGCACGGATTTCACAAGGGCTTCGTACCGGGACGGACGGGGCTGTTATTCATCCGTCCGCCCTTGATGCGGAAACCCGCACCCTCTTGATCACTTCCTTCCGGACCATCTATTCGACGTTGGAAGCGACGGCGCAGCACTTTAGTCTTAACTGGCGTGGATAA
- the argS gene encoding arginine--tRNA ligase, translating into MQTGALFQSTKAIQEKTMQQSLPFGQVRRRKLVEIYCVIHLPRKWGYTFVNRVMEILFNPADLIDRAMRKAALEAGLSAESFDPVVRPADPRFGDYQVNGVLPYAKKAGKNPREVATALLESAVAGNLLDPALMEWSIAGPGFINFTLTPRFSLQWLHRFVSEDDLKSGAGSRLKDRVMVVDYSSPNTAKEMHVGHIRSTVIGECLSRLLSFAGATVTRDNHIGDWGTQFGMLIWAIKRKGYDLESADPDTAVAELEALYKEGHAAYKESTEQATEIREELVKLQNGDAENTRIWNSITEVSWKSFDHIYSQLGIKFDVVLGESFYRDKVDRIYEELEKTGLSEESDGAIVVFHPEHKRFAKQPFLIRKSDGASNYATTDLASVLYRVEEMKADGMLYVVDSRQADHFQQLFLTVEKWFKTAGRVIPQMEHVSFGSVLGENGKPIKTKEGGSVKLKELLAEAVSRSAAIVREKNPDLSAEEIAEVARVVGLGAIRYADLSQNRTSDYLFSWEKMLGFEGNTAPYLLYAVARIHSIFRKAGIEESATFESATDFQTNEERALSRKLLAFPSTIDLVLADLRPHILCTYLFELAGVFSSFYNANKVIVEEEDVRARRLLLCARTLTIMETGLHLLGLETLQRM; encoded by the coding sequence ATGCAAACGGGAGCTCTCTTCCAATCAACCAAAGCCATTCAGGAGAAGACGATGCAGCAAAGCCTCCCTTTTGGGCAAGTCCGCAGGCGCAAACTCGTCGAAATTTACTGCGTTATCCACTTGCCCCGAAAATGGGGATACACTTTCGTGAATCGGGTAATGGAAATACTCTTCAATCCTGCGGACCTCATTGATCGCGCCATGCGGAAGGCGGCCCTCGAAGCCGGGCTCTCCGCGGAATCCTTTGATCCGGTTGTCCGGCCCGCTGATCCGCGCTTCGGGGATTACCAAGTCAACGGCGTACTCCCTTATGCAAAAAAAGCGGGCAAGAACCCGCGTGAGGTGGCGACCGCTCTGCTTGAATCAGCGGTAGCCGGTAATCTGCTGGATCCCGCGTTGATGGAATGGAGTATCGCGGGCCCTGGGTTCATCAATTTCACGCTCACTCCCCGCTTCTCCCTTCAGTGGCTTCATCGCTTCGTCTCCGAAGATGACCTGAAGTCGGGTGCCGGCTCACGGCTCAAGGACCGTGTCATGGTGGTCGATTACAGTTCGCCCAACACAGCCAAGGAAATGCATGTCGGCCATATCCGCTCGACGGTGATCGGGGAATGCCTCAGTCGCCTGCTTTCATTTGCCGGGGCCACAGTCACACGGGACAACCATATCGGGGATTGGGGAACCCAGTTTGGAATGCTCATCTGGGCCATCAAGCGCAAGGGCTATGACCTCGAATCAGCGGACCCGGACACCGCTGTCGCGGAACTGGAAGCGCTATACAAGGAAGGCCATGCCGCCTACAAGGAATCGACGGAACAGGCCACTGAGATCAGGGAAGAACTTGTCAAGCTGCAGAACGGGGATGCTGAGAACACGCGTATCTGGAATTCCATTACCGAGGTGAGTTGGAAATCCTTCGATCACATCTACAGCCAGCTGGGCATCAAGTTCGATGTGGTTCTCGGGGAAAGTTTCTACCGCGACAAGGTGGATAGAATTTACGAGGAGCTAGAAAAAACCGGACTCTCCGAGGAAAGTGATGGCGCAATTGTCGTCTTCCACCCTGAACACAAGCGCTTCGCCAAACAGCCCTTCCTGATCAGGAAAAGCGACGGGGCCAGCAACTACGCCACCACCGACCTCGCTTCAGTCCTTTACCGGGTTGAGGAAATGAAGGCAGACGGGATGCTTTATGTCGTCGACTCCCGTCAGGCTGACCACTTTCAACAGCTGTTTCTAACCGTTGAGAAGTGGTTCAAGACAGCTGGCCGGGTTATCCCGCAGATGGAGCATGTCTCCTTTGGCAGTGTACTCGGGGAAAACGGCAAGCCCATCAAGACAAAGGAAGGGGGCTCGGTCAAACTGAAGGAACTGCTCGCGGAAGCCGTTAGTCGCTCGGCCGCAATTGTGCGGGAAAAGAACCCGGATCTTTCCGCGGAGGAAATCGCGGAGGTGGCACGCGTGGTCGGGTTGGGGGCAATTCGCTACGCCGACCTGTCCCAAAATCGCACCAGCGACTACCTGTTCTCATGGGAAAAAATGCTTGGCTTCGAAGGCAACACGGCCCCCTATCTCCTTTACGCAGTGGCTCGCATACACAGCATTTTCCGGAAAGCAGGTATCGAGGAATCCGCTACATTTGAAAGTGCCACGGATTTCCAGACAAACGAGGAACGGGCCCTATCGCGCAAGCTCCTCGCTTTCCCGAGCACCATTGACCTGGTCTTGGCGGATCTCCGCCCCCACATCCTCTGCACCTATCTCTTCGAGTTGGCGGGCGTATTCAGCTCATTCTACAATGCCAACAAGGTCATTGTGGAGGAAGAGGATGTCCGGGCACGCCGCCTTTTACTCTGCGCGCGGACCCTGACCATCATGGAGACGGGTCTTCACCTCCTCGGCCTCGAAACACTCCAGCGGATGTAG
- a CDS encoding DUF192 domain-containing protein, whose protein sequence is MRKLFCLILPMFFLFAGCQKEADTSVDPLGPEAWIALKVGDVTLEAQIVLTQAEQRKGLMYRDSLGENRGMLFPYDSPRQLAFWMANTRIPLDIGFFDETGLLCEVHRMVPFDTTRTVSRGKDLQYALEMNSGWFARNGLFPGVRMDMELLAEALRSRGKEPAEPGITRQ, encoded by the coding sequence ATGCGCAAGCTGTTCTGCCTGATCCTCCCCATGTTTTTTCTTTTTGCCGGCTGCCAGAAGGAAGCCGATACATCCGTCGATCCACTCGGACCGGAAGCTTGGATTGCCCTTAAAGTAGGTGATGTCACCCTCGAGGCACAAATTGTCCTGACACAGGCTGAACAGCGCAAAGGACTCATGTACCGGGATAGCCTCGGGGAAAACCGGGGAATGCTCTTTCCTTACGACTCACCCCGGCAACTCGCCTTCTGGATGGCCAATACGCGGATTCCCCTCGATATCGGTTTTTTTGATGAGACGGGCTTGCTCTGTGAGGTGCACCGCATGGTCCCTTTTGATACGACCAGAACAGTCTCAAGAGGCAAGGACTTGCAATACGCGCTCGAAATGAACTCCGGCTGGTTTGCCCGTAATGGGCTCTTCCCAGGAGTTCGCATGGATATGGAACTGCTTGCCGAGGCTTTGCGCAGCAGGGGCAAGGAGCCTGCTGAACCGGGAATCACAAGGCAGTAA
- a CDS encoding phosphatidylserine decarboxylase has protein sequence MRGEPIEIFDRYTGQELQEAVYGESSLRLVYETSVGRAGAACLFSRPFISRLFGWYMKRPASAKKVRPFVKRYGLNEAEFSRPLDAYESFNAFFCRELHPEARPVDADPDSVVFPADARHLGFQELGSEERVFVKGQSWDLGKLLGGDAELIRRFSGGSLVLSRLCPVDYHHFHYPASGTVESANWLGQRLYSVSPIALRQRLAYLWENLRYLTRIKTDSIGEVCFIEVGATNVGSIQHRPLPPDGKVTKGEPKGWFEFGGSSVITLFEPGKVILSDDLITCSAKGIELYARCGDKMGIFSR, from the coding sequence ATGCGTGGTGAGCCCATAGAAATTTTCGACCGATATACCGGCCAAGAGCTGCAGGAGGCCGTTTACGGTGAATCTTCGCTTCGGCTTGTCTACGAGACCTCTGTTGGAAGAGCTGGCGCCGCCTGCCTGTTTTCGCGGCCATTCATTTCACGGCTTTTCGGCTGGTATATGAAGCGTCCGGCCTCCGCCAAAAAAGTCCGCCCCTTTGTCAAGAGATACGGGCTCAATGAGGCTGAGTTCAGTCGACCTCTTGATGCCTATGAATCTTTCAACGCCTTTTTCTGCCGGGAACTGCATCCGGAGGCCCGCCCGGTGGATGCCGACCCGGATTCCGTTGTATTCCCGGCCGATGCCCGGCATCTGGGATTTCAGGAACTGGGATCCGAGGAACGGGTATTCGTGAAAGGCCAGTCATGGGATCTTGGCAAACTGCTTGGTGGTGATGCGGAATTGATCCGCCGGTTCAGTGGAGGGAGTCTGGTCCTCAGTCGGTTGTGTCCGGTTGATTATCACCACTTCCATTATCCCGCCAGCGGGACTGTTGAGTCCGCCAACTGGCTTGGCCAGCGCCTGTATTCGGTCAGTCCAATTGCCCTGCGCCAACGGCTTGCCTATCTCTGGGAGAACTTGCGCTACCTGACCCGCATCAAGACGGACTCGATCGGCGAAGTCTGTTTTATCGAGGTGGGGGCAACCAATGTGGGCTCAATCCAGCATCGACCCCTGCCTCCGGATGGCAAAGTGACAAAGGGGGAACCAAAGGGCTGGTTTGAGTTTGGCGGTTCCTCCGTTATCACGCTGTTTGAGCCGGGGAAGGTCATACTCAGCGATGATTTGATCACTTGTTCAGCCAAGGGCATTGAGCTGTATGCCCGATGTGGCGATAAAATGGGGATTTTTTCCCGCTAA
- a CDS encoding PLP-dependent aminotransferase family protein produces the protein MSVERPESRLSFSTLGSCARGIDSVITRLMAAKLAQPEMLSLAAGFTDNGLLPQELVGEAVAHLAGTEKKAHFQYGMNRGRPGLRNCVIDLLKTYPGEASLSLSPENILITNGSQQGLYILVQMLCDPGDIVLVESPSYFVFLELLKGLGVKAVSIPMDAEGRIDADGLQALIDTYKADGIFDRVKLVYLMGAYANPSTRCIDESEKAALAGVLHALERPIPVIEDMAYRELYFEEPFPARSLLAMSEWDDYPVIYAGTFTKPFATGMKVGFIVSRDRECLDTVASIKGHQDFGTAHFPQAILEYVLSSGAYSAHLSHIRQAYMKKRDLLESALEEHGFRDAGWSWQQPRGGLLLWARGPEGTDTRIGSAFHRICLEKEILYVPGDLCFAEGSPHGHVRLSFGALESALIPEAARRFCEAALAAEKG, from the coding sequence ATGAGTGTTGAGAGGCCGGAAAGCAGGCTTTCCTTTTCCACGTTGGGAAGTTGCGCAAGGGGAATAGATTCAGTCATCACAAGGCTGATGGCCGCCAAGCTGGCCCAGCCTGAAATGCTGTCACTGGCCGCCGGGTTTACGGATAATGGCCTTCTCCCACAGGAGCTTGTCGGGGAGGCAGTCGCCCACTTGGCGGGCACCGAGAAGAAAGCCCACTTTCAATACGGCATGAACCGTGGACGTCCGGGCTTGCGGAATTGTGTCATCGATCTCCTGAAGACCTATCCGGGTGAAGCGTCTCTAAGTTTGTCTCCGGAAAACATTCTGATCACCAATGGATCCCAGCAGGGCTTGTATATTCTTGTGCAGATGCTGTGTGATCCCGGCGACATCGTTCTTGTCGAAAGCCCCAGCTACTTTGTTTTTTTGGAATTACTGAAGGGACTTGGGGTGAAGGCAGTATCCATTCCCATGGATGCCGAGGGCCGTATTGATGCCGATGGCCTGCAGGCGCTGATTGACACCTACAAGGCCGATGGAATTTTCGATCGGGTTAAACTGGTTTATCTCATGGGGGCTTATGCAAACCCCTCGACACGCTGCATTGACGAGTCTGAGAAGGCAGCACTGGCAGGTGTCCTTCACGCCCTTGAGCGACCGATTCCGGTCATCGAGGACATGGCCTATCGGGAACTGTACTTTGAGGAACCCTTTCCAGCCAGGAGCCTCCTCGCGATGAGCGAGTGGGATGACTATCCGGTCATTTACGCCGGGACTTTCACAAAACCCTTCGCGACGGGAATGAAAGTGGGGTTCATCGTCAGTCGCGACCGGGAGTGTCTGGATACTGTGGCAAGCATCAAGGGCCATCAGGATTTCGGGACCGCTCATTTTCCGCAGGCCATTCTTGAGTATGTTTTGAGCTCCGGTGCTTATTCGGCCCACTTGTCACATATCCGGCAGGCCTACATGAAGAAGCGTGACTTGCTTGAAAGCGCACTTGAGGAACACGGATTTCGGGATGCAGGCTGGTCGTGGCAACAGCCGCGGGGCGGCCTCCTTCTCTGGGCCCGTGGCCCGGAAGGAACCGATACGCGCATCGGATCGGCGTTCCATCGGATTTGCCTCGAAAAGGAGATTCTGTATGTCCCGGGCGATCTTTGCTTCGCCGAAGGAAGCCCGCATGGCCATGTGCGGTTGAGTTTTGGCGCACTGGAAAGTGCCCTGATCCCGGAAGCAGCGCGTCGCTTTTGTGAGGCTGCTCTTGCGGCGGAAAAGGGTTGA